Proteins encoded together in one Chitinophaga sp. LS1 window:
- the murG gene encoding undecaprenyldiphospho-muramoylpentapeptide beta-N-acetylglucosaminyltransferase produces the protein MQRRIIIAGGGTGGHIFPAIAIANALKKIEPATDILFVGAKGKMEMEKVPQAGYRIEGLEIAGFNRSNMLKNLLLPFKILKSLSQARKIIDSFKPDAVVGVGGYASFPVMRKAQKKGIPTLIQEQNSFAGKANMALGKKAAKICVAYEGMEKFFPADKIVMTGNPVRGNITQSAVSKEDALAHFGLLTGKQTVFAVGGSLGAKAINEALAPILATFVEKDIQLIWQTGKPYFETAKAAAAPYASHVKVYEFINVMDFAYKAADVVVSRAGALAIAELCVVKKPVIFVPYPFAAEDHQTFNAKSLVDKKAAILIKNDDAAAQLGNTLFSLLQNNALLQQLEENIAKLGNSNADMVIAKQVLALIK, from the coding sequence ATGCAACGCAGAATTATCATAGCAGGTGGTGGAACCGGAGGACATATCTTCCCGGCGATCGCTATTGCCAATGCGTTGAAAAAAATAGAACCAGCAACTGATATTCTCTTTGTAGGTGCCAAAGGAAAGATGGAGATGGAGAAAGTACCGCAGGCTGGTTACCGCATCGAAGGATTGGAAATAGCAGGATTCAACCGTAGCAATATGCTCAAGAACCTGTTGTTGCCGTTCAAGATTCTGAAAAGCCTGTCACAGGCCCGTAAGATCATTGACAGTTTCAAACCAGATGCCGTGGTAGGTGTGGGTGGTTACGCCAGCTTCCCTGTCATGCGCAAAGCACAGAAGAAAGGTATTCCTACCCTCATACAGGAACAAAATTCCTTTGCAGGGAAAGCCAATATGGCCCTGGGAAAGAAAGCCGCTAAGATCTGTGTCGCTTACGAAGGAATGGAGAAATTCTTCCCGGCTGATAAAATTGTAATGACAGGCAATCCTGTCAGAGGCAACATTACACAGTCTGCCGTATCAAAAGAAGATGCACTCGCACACTTTGGCCTTCTTACAGGTAAACAAACAGTATTCGCTGTGGGTGGTAGCCTGGGAGCAAAAGCCATCAACGAGGCATTGGCGCCCATACTCGCCACTTTTGTAGAGAAGGATATTCAACTGATCTGGCAAACAGGTAAGCCTTACTTTGAAACAGCGAAAGCCGCTGCAGCACCATACGCCTCTCATGTAAAGGTGTATGAGTTTATCAACGTAATGGACTTCGCCTACAAGGCTGCGGATGTTGTTGTATCACGTGCAGGTGCACTGGCCATCGCCGAACTTTGTGTAGTGAAGAAACCTGTCATCTTCGTGCCCTACCCTTTTGCGGCCGAAGACCATCAGACCTTCAATGCAAAAAGTCTGGTAGATAAAAAGGCCGCCATCCTCATTAAAAATGATGATGCAGCCGCTCAATTAGGAAATACTTTATTCAGTCTGTTACAAAACAATGCGTTGTTGCAACAACTGGAAGAGAATATAGCAAAACTGGGAAATTCAAATGCTGATATGGTCATTGCTAAACAGGTTTTAGCACTGATTAAATAA
- a CDS encoding FtsW/RodA/SpoVE family cell cycle protein produces MDGILHRTKGDKVIWTIVIFLSLVSLLAVYSATGSLAYRLQGGHTEYYLFKQLSVLVMGLLIIYFAHRVNYTIYSRVAQIGFLLSIPLLIYTLAFGSHINDASRWIRLPVINLTFQTSDVAKLAIFMYVSRQLSKRQGNITDFKRGFLPIIIPVGIICILIMPANMSTALLLGASCMILCFIGRVPIRYLVAMVGAGLVAIVLMFAVAALTGKKMRTETWKKRIEHFTSGDDDKSDLPYQVQQANIAIAGGGVLGKGPGNSTQRNFLPHAYSDYIYATIIEEYGIFGAFLILMAYMLLLLRSISLFRKCPYAFGAFLAVGLSITLVIQALTNMAVNVGLFPVTGVTLPLVSMGGSSVIFTSLAIGIILSVSRNVEELEGKRIEQERIAKVVAQQAEIEEF; encoded by the coding sequence ATGGACGGTATACTTCATAGGACAAAGGGTGACAAAGTGATTTGGACGATCGTGATCTTCCTCTCACTAGTGAGTCTGCTGGCGGTTTACAGCGCCACAGGTTCGCTTGCCTATCGCCTTCAGGGCGGTCATACGGAGTATTATCTCTTCAAACAACTGAGTGTATTAGTAATGGGATTGCTGATCATCTACTTTGCACACAGAGTAAATTATACCATTTACTCCCGTGTGGCACAGATAGGTTTTCTGCTCTCTATCCCTTTACTGATCTATACGCTGGCATTTGGTAGTCATATTAATGATGCAAGTCGCTGGATTAGACTGCCCGTTATTAATCTGACATTTCAGACTTCTGACGTAGCTAAGCTGGCCATATTCATGTATGTGAGCAGACAGCTTTCTAAAAGGCAGGGTAACATCACCGATTTTAAGAGAGGCTTTCTGCCGATCATTATTCCGGTGGGTATCATCTGTATACTGATCATGCCTGCAAACATGTCAACCGCATTGTTGCTGGGCGCCAGTTGTATGATCCTCTGTTTTATTGGCCGGGTACCTATCAGGTATCTGGTTGCCATGGTAGGTGCAGGTCTGGTGGCGATTGTACTGATGTTTGCAGTGGCAGCACTGACTGGAAAAAAGATGCGTACCGAAACATGGAAGAAGAGAATTGAACATTTCACTTCAGGTGATGATGATAAATCTGATTTACCATATCAGGTACAACAGGCAAACATTGCTATTGCAGGTGGTGGTGTGTTAGGCAAAGGTCCTGGAAACAGTACCCAGCGAAACTTCCTCCCACATGCTTATAGCGACTACATATATGCTACAATTATCGAGGAGTATGGTATCTTTGGCGCCTTTTTGATATTGATGGCCTACATGTTGCTATTATTAAGAAGTATCAGCTTGTTTAGAAAATGTCCCTATGCATTCGGCGCTTTCCTGGCAGTTGGTCTCAGCATCACATTAGTCATACAGGCACTGACAAATATGGCAGTGAATGTAGGGCTCTTTCCCGTAACAGGGGTCACGCTACCGCTGGTAAGTATGGGTGGATCCTCCGTGATCTTTACAAGTCTGGCTATAGGGATCATACTGAGTGTGTCTAGAAATGTGGAAGAACTGGAAGGTAAAAGAATAGAACAGGAAAGGATTGCAAAGGTAGTAGCTCAGCAAGCCGAAATAGAAGAATTTTAA
- the murC gene encoding UDP-N-acetylmuramate--L-alanine ligase codes for MDLNNIQRVYFIGIGGIGMSAIARFFNEKGVHVSGYDRTETPLTRQLAEEGMQIHYSDDVNLLDKDVQLVVYTPAIPGTHSELIWYRKNEYEVVKRSDVLQEITKELFAITVGGTHGKTTISTLTAHILRHSGYGCNAFLGGISANYDRNFWSSDKQVAVIEADEYDRSFLKLHPDIAILTAMDADHLDIYGTEADMQDAFVQYTANIKPNGTLIAKLGLPRATELKGDNKRWYHLKDTQANIYATNIRTVDGGYLFDVVEQDWHIHDVQLPIGGTHNIENTVAAITVAHLLGIDAAKIKAAIADFKGIKRRFEYLVKNDYQVYIDDYAHHPEELRALISSARSLFPDKRCTVIFQPHLYTRTRDLAEGFAESLSLADEVLLLPIYPARELPIEGVHSEILAEKMTVPVQVIQKEDVLAWVKSNSVPLLITAGAGDIDQFRDPIREILNGEKVKE; via the coding sequence ATGGATCTGAACAACATACAACGCGTTTACTTCATTGGAATCGGAGGCATCGGTATGAGCGCCATCGCCCGCTTTTTTAATGAAAAAGGTGTGCATGTGAGTGGTTACGACCGTACCGAAACACCGCTGACCCGTCAGCTGGCTGAAGAAGGTATGCAGATTCATTACTCGGATGATGTGAACCTGCTGGACAAAGATGTACAGCTGGTTGTATACACTCCCGCTATCCCAGGTACCCATTCAGAATTGATCTGGTACCGTAAGAACGAATACGAAGTAGTAAAACGAAGCGACGTATTGCAGGAGATCACGAAAGAGTTGTTCGCCATCACCGTAGGTGGTACACATGGCAAAACAACCATCTCTACCCTTACCGCTCACATACTGCGTCATAGTGGCTATGGTTGCAACGCCTTTCTCGGTGGTATCAGCGCCAACTACGACCGTAACTTCTGGAGCAGTGATAAACAGGTAGCCGTGATCGAAGCAGATGAGTATGACCGTTCATTCCTGAAACTTCACCCGGATATCGCGATCCTCACCGCTATGGATGCAGATCACCTGGATATCTACGGTACAGAAGCAGACATGCAGGATGCCTTCGTACAGTATACTGCGAACATCAAACCCAATGGTACGCTGATCGCAAAACTGGGATTACCCCGTGCAACAGAACTAAAGGGTGATAATAAACGTTGGTATCACCTGAAAGATACACAGGCAAATATTTATGCGACCAATATCAGAACAGTTGACGGTGGTTACCTGTTTGATGTAGTAGAGCAGGACTGGCACATTCACGATGTACAACTGCCTATCGGTGGCACGCACAATATTGAAAATACAGTGGCAGCCATCACAGTGGCGCACCTATTAGGCATAGATGCCGCAAAGATCAAAGCAGCGATTGCTGATTTCAAGGGCATCAAACGTCGCTTTGAATACCTGGTGAAGAACGATTACCAGGTATACATAGACGATTACGCACATCATCCGGAAGAATTGCGCGCCCTCATTAGCAGTGCCCGCAGCTTATTCCCCGACAAGCGCTGTACAGTCATCTTCCAGCCACACTTGTATACCCGTACACGTGACCTGGCCGAAGGATTTGCTGAGAGCCTGTCCCTGGCAGATGAAGTGCTGCTGTTACCCATCTATCCAGCCAGAGAGTTACCCATCGAAGGGGTGCACAGTGAGATCCTGGCGGAAAAGATGACAGTACCAGTACAGGTGATACAGAAAGAAGATGTATTGGCCTGGGTAAAATCGAATAGTGTACCATTGCTCATCACAGCTGGTGCCGGTGACATTGACCAATTCAGAGATCCGATAAGAGAAATATTGAACGGAGAGAAAGTGAAAGAGTAG